The Raphanus sativus cultivar WK10039 chromosome 6, ASM80110v3, whole genome shotgun sequence sequence TTATAGTTAGGTTCAATTAGTTCGGCCTGAAACCCACAAAGAAACTTGCGTCAAGGGTGGcctgttttttttcttcgatTTTTTGTAAGGCCGGTATAGGCTTTTTTGTAAGGCCGgtatagttttataattatatttcttaggGAAAAAACGATTGTCATCTGTTaatacttttttcaaaaaactagTGTAAATCGGTCCCGTAGgcgaataaataaaataacaacataatttatctaaatttttaatttattttaaaataaaattaaacactGTTAAAGTTCATAATTgttttataacaattttatccatctattttaaaaattaattttataaattattaattaattttataaaattttaattgattttagaGCGATTCCACTAGAAAACGATGAGACCTTATTAAAATGTATGATTCGGTAGTTGGTTATATATCATACTATCATCTGAACTTGCCGATGACAATCTTTCAAAACTTCTTCATTGACAATTCACATTTGAAAAATGGGTTCCTAAATTGAATTTCCATGTTCAACAGAGAAAAATGCAAAACCTCAGACCAAAAGAAAGTTTAGTCAAAAGAAAGTTTAAAGAAGTAATTAACCTTCTTACAACTAAATAAAAGTTGTTTACAATAAAAAAAGTGCTAGTTAAgtataatattttgttgttgttgtttttaccaaaaaaagtatatatttcttttttgttgttttaggCAGTGTTGTCTAAATACTACGTGTACGTTTAACATATAAGTTGGTGAGagtgttttaaactttttttgcaAATACGTTTACTAATGATCGTCCCTACGATTCaataatatacttaaaatatgAAGGAACAAAATCAGAAGTCCATCCAATAACAAATTCAAGCAAAATGTAGGAGATGAAATGACAAGTCCCCTTAATTTTGGCAATAAACACAgacttatatataaaatatttctacaAAATTAACAATGACGAGTTGACATCTAATcactaaatattaaacatagACCTAAATTACATGGGTTTCATCTCATCCTAAGGATGCATGGGTCCATACTCCATGGTCCAAAACCTCCTCATCTTAAAAATAATAGAGTGAGTACTGCGTAGAGGGACGTTTGTTTGGGACACGCCTTTGTTGCTTGGTCTCTTTTCCATCGTTATTTTTCAAGAACAAATAAAAACCCACTACTAATATTTGTGGGTGCTTCACCAATTGACTAAACAGACaccaaaagagaaagagagagtctTACTCTGACTAATCAGAAAACCAACAAAAGTTTCTTGctctttgtcttctttctcttcttagCATAAAATCCACATCTTCTCTCTATTATTCCCCCCTCTGCTATCAGagtttcttttctcttttccttttggAGAAAATAAACAAGAGAGAATCTTGCTACCGAGGTGGGTTCTGACTataagtttctttttatttttgggtgTTGTTTCGTTTTTTCCTTCTCTGTTTTTGGCTATGGAAACTTGCTCTGATCTTCAAGTGGACATCAATGGAGAAGAAACTATCTTTCTCAATAAGGTAAAATAACTCTTACTTcgtttctcttcttcctctaatATCATAACAAGACTACACTAAAATGTCCACACTGTAACCATTTCTCAATGACAGTTTCACTTGTTCTTACCTGGGTCTATCCAATTTCCATATACTTAATTTTACTTAACTTGTAAAAGTAAGTTCATGTGAGTTCTGTAATTCCTGCATCATATTATGTGTGTGTGACTCTGCTACTCTCAGCATTTAATTTTCTATCACCGAGTTACCTTAAAATGAGTCTTTAAGTTCACAGTTTTTTCTGTCCTGTGTGAAGCCAATCAAAGTCAAGGAAATATATGTAACTGATGGTGTCTGAGTGTGTCATTAATCTTTGTTGTATAGTAATGAAGCAGATGTTTCCATCTCCATTTAATattgcaattttttttgttcttaccTTTCCTCTGACTTTCTCTCATTCTGCAAATAGACAAAGTTTTGCCCATTAAGAGGAAGAGGTTAAGAAGTTGCTATCTTAATGCAATTAGCTTGGACACTATTCACTTCCCTTTTGTTCTCACTTTGTTTGACTTATGAGATTCACATGGCTGAAGAGACACATAGACCCTTTTCTAGTTGATATTTTATTCTCTCCTCTCTTTGTAATAAATGTtcatcattttgttttgtttttaactttattCATAAACAGTAAAACTGGCTTTACAGTTTGAACTTTTTTTGCTTATGGGTCTTTCAAGATTCGCTTTACTAAGCTCTCTAATAATCATATGACTTATGAGTTtggttattattttctttttttatgttttgctttCAGAAAATCATATGCAAGTATTCTGGAACGTTAAGGAAACTTCTTGGGACATCTACTAGTTCTTCCAATAGTAATCTCAAGGTGATATTTAATGATTTCCCTGGTGGAGCTGAGAGTTTTGAGCTTGTATCAAGATTCTGCTACAGCAACGGCCAATTCACTGTGGTACCTTCGAATGTAGTCTTGTTCCATTGTGCTGCTAAGCTTATGGAAGTCATTGAAGTCTTGGAACAAACAGAGAAGTGTATGCAAGAGATTCGGTCTTGGGCTTGGTCAGAGGTTCTTCTTGGTCTAAAACAATGTCAAGAACTTCAAACATCCTCTGACACTGATTCTTGGGCTGCGAAACTGATGGATGTGCTCGTGGAGAAGCTGTGTTTAGCCATTGAAGTGAGTCCCTCTAGTGCTGCTTCTGCTTGTTCACCTTCACCCGACAGCAGCGTGCTTCGTTTTTCTTGTGACAGTAAAAGCACAGAGAGTTTCAAGAACGGCTCTTCTCGGATACCATGGTGGTTCGATGAGGTTCTTGTTCTAAGTCCCGGTTTGGTTGCAACGCTCTTGAAGCTGATGATAGCACGGAAATTCGATAATCTTACCATAAGCAGGTTCTTGTTCTATTACCAGAAGGCCAAGTTCTGTTCAGCGCCTTCTAATGAGAAAAGAGAGATTCTTGAAACCACCATTGATACTCTTTACGTGTTGGATCGAAGCTGTGTTCCTTACAAGAGCCTGTTTAGTCTTTTGAGACTTGCTCTTGGatcaaacataaacaaaagCGTTATGAACAAACTGGAGCTTATGATCGGTCAGCAACTGGATCAAGCAACACTTGACAATCTTCTTGTTCCATCTCCATTGAAGTCTAGTCACTTGTACTACGTGAATCTTGTTCTTAGATTCGCAAAAGCTTTCTTCAGCGAAGCAaagagaggatcacaagtgaaGAAAGTGGCAAGCTTGGTTGATCAGTACATAGCTGAAGTAGCACCTGATCCTTGCTTGAAACCTTCAAAGTTTCTGTCTCTCCTCACTCTCATTCCTGATATAGCAAGAGAGTCTCATGAAGATATCTATCGTGCTATTGATATGTTTCTTGAGGTACATTTCAAGAATCATCACAAATTCAAAAATGTAAAGTAATGATCATTTTCTTTGACTCGTTCAGGCTCACGCTGGACTAACCAATGGTGAAAAACTAAGGTTGATAAGAACTATAAGCTACGAGAAGCTTTCAGCTGAATCAAGAGCACACGTTTCTCGTAACACAAAGTTTCAAGCGATTCAGACGGCAGATTTAAAACAACACAAGCAGCTCATACTCCGAGTGGAGAAGGTTGAGAC is a genomic window containing:
- the LOC108813514 gene encoding BTB/POZ domain-containing protein At3g22104-like — translated: METCSDLQVDINGEETIFLNKKIICKYSGTLRKLLGTSTSSSNSNLKVIFNDFPGGAESFELVSRFCYSNGQFTVVPSNVVLFHCAAKLMEVIEVLEQTEKCMQEIRSWAWSEVLLGLKQCQELQTSSDTDSWAAKLMDVLVEKLCLAIEVSPSSAASACSPSPDSSVLRFSCDSKSTESFKNGSSRIPWWFDEVLVLSPGLVATLLKLMIARKFDNLTISRFLFYYQKAKFCSAPSNEKREILETTIDTLYVLDRSCVPYKSLFSLLRLALGSNINKSVMNKLELMIGQQLDQATLDNLLVPSPLKSSHLYYVNLVLRFAKAFFSEAKRGSQVKKVASLVDQYIAEVAPDPCLKPSKFLSLLTLIPDIARESHEDIYRAIDMFLEAHAGLTNGEKLRLIRTISYEKLSAESRAHVSRNTKFQAIQTADLKQHKQLILRVEKVETSGDDEKLKEQIEGIQWRVMKLERACLKMQNQMEAIKKRTSRGSNRSLPKLCS